TCAGCACCCACGGCCGCACGAAATTGTCCGACATCCCCACCACCAGCCCGCCCCACACCGCAAGAAACAGCGCCTTGCCCCAGGCCCCCTGCAGGAACAGGATCGCCGCCGCCGGCCCCCACACCAGCGCCGTCCCCACCACCGGTATCAGCGAACACACCGCCGCCGCCGCCCCCGCAAATACCGGCCCCGGCACCCCCGCCATCAGAAATCCCAGCGACGTCAGCGCCCCCTGCGACACCGCCACCGCCGCCATCCCGTGAAAGTTCGCCACAATCGAATCGCGGATCGCCGCCAGCAGCCTCGCCGTCTTGTCCTGTTCCAGCGGCGACCACGCATAGAACCCGTCCCGGATCTTCGGCCCTTCCAGAAACAGGAAGAACAGGATGAACACCGACAGCAGCGCGTTGCCCAGCGTCGCCGTCACGTTCGCCAGCAGCGCCGCCCCCCAGCTCCCCAGCAGCTTCACCGCCTCCTGCGCCTGATCCAGCAGCGCCGCTTTCACGTCCGGCGCCGGCAGCCCGGTCTTCTGCGCCGTCCATTGCACCGGCTGCTCCACCAGCGATGCCAGCCACGCCGCCCATCCGCCCTGTTCCGAAGTATGCCGCGCCAGGCTCTGATACAGCCCGCCCGCCTCCTGAATCACGTTCACCCCGATCAGAGCCAGCGGCCCCAGCACCAGCACCACGATGATCAGCGTCGCCGCCAGCGCCGCCGCCGCCGAAGACCGCAGCCACCGCAGCAGCCTCTCGTACAGCGGCTCGAACGCCACCGCCAGCACCACGGCAAACGTAATCGGACGCACGAACGGCGCCAGCAGCATCAGCACCAGCACTGCGCTCGCCAGCGCCAGCGCGATCAGCGCATACAGTCCCGTCCGGCTCTTCGGCTCCCCGCTCAAGGCAGCTCCTTCACTTCAATCCAACGCGTTTCATCCCCCCGCGGTTCGATCCGCACCTCCACTCTCTCTTCCGGCAGCAGCCGCGGAAACCGCTCCGCCCACTCCAGCAGCACCACCGCCTGCCGCGTCAGAATCTCGTCCAGCCCCAGCGAAGCCGCCTCCTGCTCCGTGTCCAGCCGGTACAGATCCACGTGATACAGCAGCCCGCCGCCGTGCTCGTGGATCAGCGCGAACGTCGGGCTCGAGATCTCGTCCCGCGGCGCCGCGCCCAGCCCTTCCGCCACGCCTTTGGCGAACGTCGTCTTGCCCGCACCCAGATTCCCGATCAGCAGCACGCACCGCGGCGGCGTCCACTCCCGCGCCAGCTCCGCCGCCAGCGCGATCGTCTCCTCCTCGTTCTGCGTCGTGAACGTGCGCGTCCTCATGCCGCCGCTTCCCGGATCGCCTCCGGCAGGAACCGCACCAGGTCCGTCGCCGTCACGCACCACTCTGTCGACGCCTCCGCCGCCAGCTCGCCCGCGCGCCCGTGCAGCCACACCGCCGCCATCAGCGCCTCTTCCCGCCGGTCCGGCCACTGCGCCAGCAGCCCGGCAATCAGCCCCGTCAGAATGTCACCAGCCCCCGCCGTCGCCATCGCCGGCGTCCCTGTCGGATTCACGAACACGCGCCCGTCCGGAAACGCGATCAGCGTGCGCTGCCCCTTCAGCACCAGCACCACATGCCGCTCCATCGCAAACCGCCGCGCCACGCCCACGCGGTCCGCCTGAATGTCCACGCTCGTGCACCCCGCCAGCCGCGCCATCTCGCCCGGATGCGGCGTCAGCACCCGCCACGGCCCCGGCCCCCGGAACGACGTCCGCGCCAGCGCGTTCAGCCCGTCGGCATCCACCACCATCGGCAGCGCCGATTGCAGAAACAGCCGCTGCGCCAGCGACACCATCTCCGGGTCCCTTCCCAGGCCCGGCCCCAGCGCGATCACGTCCTTGTCTCCCGGATCCTCGCTCAGCCCCTGCGTCATCAGCTCCGGCGCCAGCGACGTCACCGTCCGCCTCTCCGCCTCCGCGCACGCCACCGTCACCAGCCCCGCCCCCGCTTTCAGCGCCGCCCAGCCCGCCATCGCCGCCGCGCCGCCCTTGCCTTCCCATCCTCCGATCACCAGCACATGCCCGAAGTCGCCTTTGTGCGAGCCCCTCGGCCGCGGCTCGAACAGCCGCCGGAAATGCCGCGTCTCGATCAGCTCCAGCCACAGCGACGCATCCCGCTCCAGCATCTCGTCCGGCGTTCCAATCGGAACCACGTGCAGCCGCCCCACCCGGTCGCACAGCGGCGGCAGCACCTGCTCCACTTTCGGCGCAGTGAAAGTCACCGTATGCGCCGGCAGCACGCTCTCGCCGTCCTCGCACAACCCCGACGGCATGTCCACGCTCACCACCGAGTCCCGCGCGCGCGGAAATCCGCTGTTCATCTCGCGGATGAAATCCAGCGCCACGCCCCGCGCCGGTCCGCTCAACCCCGTCCCCAGCAGCGCATCGATCACCAGCGTCGCAGCCCGCATCACGGGTGTGATCTCGCGGTGGACGCGCACGCCCAGCGCCTGCAGCATCCGGTAGTTGATCTCCGCGTCGCCCCGCAGCTCCTCCGGCGGCCACGCCAGCACCACGTCCAGCGACCTCGGACGGAAGCGCAGATGCAGCTGCCGCGCGATCGCCATGCCGTCGCCCCCGTTGTTCCCCTTGCCGCAGATCACCACAATCCGCTGATGCTTCAGCGGCTCGTATTCGCGGTCCAGAAACTCCACAAACCGGCACGCCGCATTCTCCATCAGCACGATCGACGGCACCCCCGCCTCGATCGTCTTCCGGTCGATCTCACGCATCTGTTCCGCTGTCAGGATCTTCATCGCTCGCCGCCTCCCGTGGCGCGCGCCTCGAACCGCCGCAGCGGCTCGGCCTCGCCCATCACCACCAGGCAGTCGCCAGGCTCGATCACCGCCGCCGCCGGCGGATTGAACTCCATGCCGCCGCCCGCTCGGCGGATGGCCGGCACAACCACCTGCATCTCGCCCCGGATACGCGCCTCCGCCAGCGATTTTCCCACCAGGTCGCTGGCCCTATCCACTTCCACTTGCTCGATGCGCACGTTCCATTCAGGCGTCGCCAGCGCGAATTCCAGAAACTGCCGCACATGCGGCTTCAGCAGCGACAGCGCCAGTTGCGCCCCGGCCGTCTTGTACGGCGCCAGCACCGTGTCCGCTCCCGCCCGCACCAGCTTCCTCTCTGTCGGTTCGTCCGAAGCGCGCGCCGCCACGCGCAGCCCTCCATTCAGCGCCTTCGCCGACATCACCACGAACAGGTTGTCCGCGTCCGTGCTCAGCGCCGCCACCAGCCCCGCCGCCCGTTCAATGCCCGCCTCGCGAAGGGAATCATCCGACGTCGCGTCCCCGTTCAGCGCCACGCACCCCTGCCTCCGCGCCTGCTCCAGCCGCTTCTCGTCGCGGTCCACCACCACCACGTTCTCCCCGTTCTTGCGCAGCTCCGCCGCCGCTCCGCGCCCCACCCGCCCGAACCCGCACACAATGGAATGCCCCCGCAGCGATTCGATCATCTTCCTTACCCTTCTCCTGCCGAACACATCGCGGAACTGCGCCTCCAGGATCGCCTGCGTCATCACGCCGATCACCAGCAGCATCGTGCTGACGCTGATCACCATGTAAAACGAGTTGAACACCCGCCCCGCGCGCCCCAGCGGATGGATCTCCCCGTAGCCCACCGTCGTCATCGTCATGATGGCCATGTACAGCGCGTCCACCGGCGGATAATCCGCAATCAGCGCGAACCCCGCCGTCCCCAGGCTCAGCGTGGCCAGCACCGCCGCAGCCAGAATCTTCACCCTGCGCCCGTGCGTCAGCATCCCCTTTCACCCGGTCTTGCGCACCAGCAGCAGCGTCAGGTCGTCCTGCAGCTCGCTCGACTCCGTCCACCGCGCCACTTCCTCCGCAATCAGCGCCCCCAGCTGTTCGACATCCAGCGCCGCGTGCTCCGTCAGCAGCTCGCACAGCCGCGCCTCTCCGAACATCTCTCCGTACGCGTTCTCCGGCTCCGTCACCCCGTCCGTGTAGCACACCAGCAGATCGCCCGGCGCCAGCCGGATCCGGCTCTCTCCGTACTTCGCCCCGGCGAAGCAGCCCACCACCATGCCGTTCGTGTCCAGCCGCTCCACTCGCCCGTCCCGCACCAGCAGCGGCGGCAGATGACCCGCGTTCGTGTACACCAGTTCGGAAGTCCCCTCGTCGTACACGCTGAAGAAGAACGTCGCGTACTTCTCCGGCGCCGTTGAAGCGTAGATCTGCTGATTGAGGTTCGACACCAGCCGCGCCGTCGAAATCGCCGGCGGTCCGTATCCCGCGCCCTGCCCCGCAGCCGCCGCCTCCGCCGCCTCAACGCATTGCCGCAATTGGCTCCGCATCGCCGATTGCAGCGTCGCCATCAGCAGCGCCGCCGAAATCCCCTTCCCCGCCACGTCCCCCAGCGCCAGCGCCAGCCGCCCGTCGCTCACCGGCTGGTAATCGAAGTAATCGCCCGACACCATCCGCGCCGCGTTGCACACGCACGCCAGCCGCAGCGATCCGAAGCTCGTGATCGGCTTCGGCAGCAGCTGCGACTGCACCTCCCGCGCGATCTCCAGCTCCGCCTGCAGCCGCTGCCGCTCCTTCTCCGCCTGCAGCAGCCTCTCCAGGTTCCCCGCCATGATGTTGAACGACGTCCCCAGCTCCGCCAGCTGATCGTTCCCCGTCACCTGAATCCGGTGGCTCAGGTCTCCCCCGCGGATCCGCACCGTCGCTTCATACAGGTCGTTCACCGCCGACGTGATCGTCCGCGACAGCGACACGCCGATCCAGATCGAGCTCACCTCCACGATGAAGAACACGATCAGCGCCGTCGAAAACAGCACCAGCATCGTCGGTCCGCTGCTGCTCGTATCGACGCTGAACATGATCCGCAGCGGTCCGCTGATCCGCGTCGCCGCCCCCAGAAACACCGTCGCCTCCCGCCCCGGCTCTTCCCAGATCGCCGCCGGAACCGACACGCCCCACTTCAGCGGCAGGTCCAGCACGTTCGCCGGCTCCGGAATCACGCCCGCCACGGGCGTCTCTTCCGGCAGCGGCGGATGCAGCGAAACCTCCATCGCCCGCACGCCCCCCGGGCCGATCGAAAACGGCGTCAGCTGAATCACGCCCAGCCCTGGCGCCAGCCCCTGCAGAAACGCCTGCGTCACCGGCACCCGGATCACCACCTCGGACCGCGCCCCGCCCGCGTGCGCCCACAGATGGAACCGTCCTTCGTGAATCAGCAGCCCCGCTGCGTCCCCGTGACCCTCCGGCGGATGCGGCAGCCGCGCATCCTCGGGGTACCGCACCTCGCGCCCCTGCTCGTCCTTCAGCAGAATCTCCGCCCCCGGAAAACGGTCCCGGATGAAGAATCCCGCCCGCTTCACCGCCTCCACCCGCACCTGCGGCGCCGCCCGCTGCAGCGACTGCGCCGTCATCTCCAGCGAGTTCACCCGCCGCCCCATCTCCACGCTCAGCAGGTACGCCGCAATCTGCCCCGAAACCACCCACGCCCCCGCCAGCGTCAGCACCGCCAGCATCAGCATCGGCACGGCGGCGATGAACACGTACGCCACGATCAACCGGTTCCGCAGCCGCCAGATCAGCCGCCGCACCGCCCGCAGCCCGTGCCGCCACGCCAGCAGAAATCCCAGCCCGAACGCCGCCAGCTGCACCAGCACCGTCTCGAGCCGCCCCGGCGCCGCCCACTGCGCCCCGAGGCTCGCCAGCACCGCCGCCAGAAAAAGCTGTTCCACCCGGCCCGCGGAGCGCAACCTGTTCAGCCAGCCAGACGGAGACATTCCGCTTCAGCGTACCCGCTTCCAGGCCGCTGCCGCCACTGTCACAGCCGCGATTTCGCGATGTCCGGCATCTCTTCCGCCGCCCGGATCTGCTGCGGCTGCAGGTAATTCTCCGTCAGGAATTTCTTCAGATGGTCCAGCGCCGTGTGCACGTCGTCGACGAATTCCATCAGCTCCAGATCCTCCGGGCTGATCATCCCGTGCCGCGCCAGCGCGTCGAAATTGATGATCTCCCGCCAGTACTCCCGCCCGTACAGCATGATCATGATCTTCTTCTCGAGCTTCTGCGTCTGCGCCAGCGTCAGCAGCTCCGTCAGCTCGTCCAGCGTCCCGAATCCTCCCGGAAAAACGATCAGCGCCTTCGCCAGATACGCGAACCAGAATTTCCGCATGAAAAAGTAGTTGAATTCGAAATTCAGCTCCGGCGTGATATACGGATTCGGATACTGCTCGTGCGGCAGCGCGATGTTCAGCCCGATCGACTTCCCGCCCGCGTCCCGCGCCCCCCGGTTGGCCGCCTCCATGATCCCCGGTCCTCCGCCCGTGCACACCACGAACCGCCTCGTCGGCGGCTCCAGCGCGTTCGACCACTGCGTGATCAGCCGCGCGAACTCCCGCGCCTCGTGATAATACCGCGCCAGCGGTCCGTCCTCCGTGATCCGCGCCGACCCGAAAAACACCACCGTGTCCCGGATCTTTTCCCGGCTGAACCGGTCCAGCGGCTCCAGATATTCCGCCAGAATCCGGATCGCCCTTCCGTTCCAGCTGTCCAGAAACGCCTCGTTCTTGTACGCCAGCGGCGCGCGGTTCATGTGGCGGCTTTTCTTCATTCCGGTCTTTCTCCTGTTCCTTTTTCCAGTGCTGCGACGCGCTTTTCCAATTCTCTCACCGTCTTCATCAGCTCTGGCAGCCGCGGGAATGCGGTCACCGCCCTCCGCCACAGCGCCGCGTCGAACGCCGGCGAGCCCGACACCACGCTCCCCGCCTCCACGTCCCCCCCGATCCCGCTCTGCGCGTACACCACCACGTTGTCATGGATCGTCAGGTGCCCCGACACCCCCACCTGCCCCGCCAGCAGCACGTTCTTCCCCAGCACGCTCGACCCGGCGAGCCCCGTCTGCGCGCAGATGATGTTGTCCTCCCCCACCACGCACGCATGCCCCACCTGCACCAGCGAATCGATCTTCGCCCCGCGCTTCACCCGCGTCTCCCCCACCGTCGCCCGGTCCACCGAGCTCAGCGTCTGCACCTCCACGTCGTCCTCCAGCACCGCCGGTCCGGACTGCACGATCTTGTAGTGCGTCCCGTCCTTCTTCTTCGCAAATCCGAACCCGTCGCCCCCGATCACCACCCCGTTCTGCAGCACCACCCGGTTGCCCAGCCGGCAGTGCTCCCTCACCGAGCTGTGCGCATGCAGCACGCAGTCTTCCCCGATCTCCGCCCCTTCGTAAATCACCACATGCGGATGGATCACCGTCCCCCGCCCGATCTTCACCCGCTCCCCGATCACCGCATACGCGCCGATCGACACCCCTTCCCCCACCGCCGCCGACGCCGCAATCACCGCCGTCGGATGAATCCCCGGCTGCGGCTTCGGCGGCTGATAGAACAGCTCCAGCGCCCGCGCGAAGTCCAGATACGGGTTCTCGCTCACAAGCGCCGGAATGTGCAGCCCGCCCGCCGCCGCCGACACGATGATCGCCCCCGCGCGCGTCCCCTTCACCTTGTGCGCGTACTTCGGATTCGCCAGAAACGTGATCTCCGACGGTCCCGCATGCTCCATCCCCGCCACGCCCGTGATCTCTTTTTCCCCGTCGCCGGGCTGCGCCGCGCGCAGTTCGCAGCCCAGCCTCTCAGCCAGTTCCTTCAGCCGCATTTGCGGCCAGCATAGCGCACTCCTACGCCAGCGCGTCGCCGCTCCGCACCGGACGGTTACACTAGAAGCAGAGCGGATGCGGACCACTCTTCTCGCCCTGATCCTCGCCTCCGCCCTCGCGCGCGCACAGGCGCCCGGGCCTCCTCCGCTCGAACAGGCGGCCGAGGAATTCCGCCGCCTCACCCGCGAGATGGGCCTCCGCCCAGACAGCCCGCGCCGCGTCGCACGCGCGCCCGGCGCCAGCCGCAGCGCCTACCACGGCCGCCTCTACCACAACCTCCGCAACGACATCCTCGACGCCATCCCTCACGAAATCCGCCAGCGCGGCGGCCAGAAGAACCTCCTCCGCCGAAACCAGTTCGGCTTCAGCGTCTCCGGCCCTGTCCAGATCCCCAAAGTGTACGACGGCGGCCGCAAGACCTTTTTCTCCCTGAACTACGAAGGCGTCCGCGAGCGCATCGCCCGCAGC
This DNA window, taken from Bryobacteraceae bacterium, encodes the following:
- a CDS encoding AI-2E family transporter, with translation MSGEPKSRTGLYALIALALASAVLVLMLLAPFVRPITFAVVLAVAFEPLYERLLRWLRSSAAAALAATLIIVVLVLGPLALIGVNVIQEAGGLYQSLARHTSEQGGWAAWLASLVEQPVQWTAQKTGLPAPDVKAALLDQAQEAVKLLGSWGAALLANVTATLGNALLSVFILFFLFLEGPKIRDGFYAWSPLEQDKTARLLAAIRDSIVANFHGMAAVAVSQGALTSLGFLMAGVPGPVFAGAAAAVCSLIPVVGTALVWGPAAAILFLQGAWGKALFLAVWGGLVVGMSDNFVRPWVLSGRTGMNGLVIFFALMGGMQVFGAIGLFAGPVIISAAAAVFRMLRELYAAPPAVISSAGAEAGPHGPVSPPA
- the yjeE gene encoding tRNA (adenosine(37)-N6)-threonylcarbamoyltransferase complex ATPase subunit type 1 TsaE, which produces MRTRTFTTQNEEETIALAAELAREWTPPRCVLLIGNLGAGKTTFAKGVAEGLGAAPRDEISSPTFALIHEHGGGLLYHVDLYRLDTEQEAASLGLDEILTRQAVVLLEWAERFPRLLPEERVEVRIEPRGDETRWIEVKELP
- the nnr gene encoding bifunctional NAD(P)H-hydrate repair enzyme Nnr — encoded protein: MKILTAEQMREIDRKTIEAGVPSIVLMENAACRFVEFLDREYEPLKHQRIVVICGKGNNGGDGMAIARQLHLRFRPRSLDVVLAWPPEELRGDAEINYRMLQALGVRVHREITPVMRAATLVIDALLGTGLSGPARGVALDFIREMNSGFPRARDSVVSVDMPSGLCEDGESVLPAHTVTFTAPKVEQVLPPLCDRVGRLHVVPIGTPDEMLERDASLWLELIETRHFRRLFEPRPRGSHKGDFGHVLVIGGWEGKGGAAAMAGWAALKAGAGLVTVACAEAERRTVTSLAPELMTQGLSEDPGDKDVIALGPGLGRDPEMVSLAQRLFLQSALPMVVDADGLNALARTSFRGPGPWRVLTPHPGEMARLAGCTSVDIQADRVGVARRFAMERHVVLVLKGQRTLIAFPDGRVFVNPTGTPAMATAGAGDILTGLIAGLLAQWPDRREEALMAAVWLHGRAGELAAEASTEWCVTATDLVRFLPEAIREAAA
- a CDS encoding potassium transporter TrkA; translation: MLTHGRRVKILAAAVLATLSLGTAGFALIADYPPVDALYMAIMTMTTVGYGEIHPLGRAGRVFNSFYMVISVSTMLLVIGVMTQAILEAQFRDVFGRRRVRKMIESLRGHSIVCGFGRVGRGAAAELRKNGENVVVVDRDEKRLEQARRQGCVALNGDATSDDSLREAGIERAAGLVAALSTDADNLFVVMSAKALNGGLRVAARASDEPTERKLVRAGADTVLAPYKTAGAQLALSLLKPHVRQFLEFALATPEWNVRIEQVEVDRASDLVGKSLAEARIRGEMQVVVPAIRRAGGGMEFNPPAAAVIEPGDCLVVMGEAEPLRRFEARATGGGER
- a CDS encoding cytokinin riboside 5'-monophosphate phosphoribohydrolase produces the protein MKKSRHMNRAPLAYKNEAFLDSWNGRAIRILAEYLEPLDRFSREKIRDTVVFFGSARITEDGPLARYYHEAREFARLITQWSNALEPPTRRFVVCTGGGPGIMEAANRGARDAGGKSIGLNIALPHEQYPNPYITPELNFEFNYFFMRKFWFAYLAKALIVFPGGFGTLDELTELLTLAQTQKLEKKIMIMLYGREYWREIINFDALARHGMISPEDLELMEFVDDVHTALDHLKKFLTENYLQPQQIRAAEEMPDIAKSRL
- the lpxD2 gene encoding UDP-3-O-acylglucosamine N-acyltransferase 2, which encodes MRLKELAERLGCELRAAQPGDGEKEITGVAGMEHAGPSEITFLANPKYAHKVKGTRAGAIIVSAAAGGLHIPALVSENPYLDFARALELFYQPPKPQPGIHPTAVIAASAAVGEGVSIGAYAVIGERVKIGRGTVIHPHVVIYEGAEIGEDCVLHAHSSVREHCRLGNRVVLQNGVVIGGDGFGFAKKKDGTHYKIVQSGPAVLEDDVEVQTLSSVDRATVGETRVKRGAKIDSLVQVGHACVVGEDNIICAQTGLAGSSVLGKNVLLAGQVGVSGHLTIHDNVVVYAQSGIGGDVEAGSVVSGSPAFDAALWRRAVTAFPRLPELMKTVRELEKRVAALEKGTGERPE